One Sediminicola sp. YIK13 DNA segment encodes these proteins:
- a CDS encoding class I SAM-dependent methyltransferase, producing MEKDIFGNAILDYQLGRYTEDIITYSSLDEEDIIPVPYFFRTYKAMPSLEQKALKLCKGSILDIGCGAGSHSLYLQKKGFDVTALDNSPGAIEACKLRGIEKVVESDLYEFKGQKFDTLLMLMNGIGIVGELKNLDTFFTHIKTLLKPGGQLLLDSSDIIYMFEEDEDGGYWLPDTGNYYGEVTFTMAYKKKKTDEFPWLYIDYNTLQRAAQSSNFNCELVSEGEHYDYLAKLTLDPQ from the coding sequence ATGGAGAAGGACATTTTTGGGAACGCTATCCTGGATTACCAATTGGGCAGGTATACGGAGGATATCATAACATACTCCTCCCTGGATGAGGAAGATATTATTCCCGTACCCTACTTCTTCCGCACCTATAAGGCAATGCCCTCTTTGGAGCAAAAAGCCTTAAAACTGTGCAAGGGAAGTATATTGGATATTGGTTGCGGGGCCGGGAGCCACAGCCTTTACCTGCAGAAAAAGGGCTTTGATGTCACTGCGCTGGACAATTCGCCTGGAGCCATAGAGGCCTGCAAACTGCGAGGAATAGAAAAAGTAGTGGAGTCTGACCTGTATGAATTCAAGGGCCAAAAATTTGATACCCTTCTGATGCTCATGAACGGGATTGGCATTGTGGGCGAGCTTAAAAATCTGGATACATTCTTTACGCATATCAAGACATTGTTGAAACCTGGGGGACAGCTATTGTTAGATTCCAGTGATATTATCTATATGTTCGAAGAGGACGAAGATGGCGGGTACTGGCTGCCTGATACGGGAAATTATTACGGGGAGGTGACCTTTACCATGGCATATAAAAAGAAGAAGACCGATGAATTTCCGTGGCTTTATATAGATTACAATACGTTGCAACGTGCAGCACAGAGTTCAAATTTTAACTGTGAGCTTGTAAGCGAGGGAGAACATTACGACTATTTAGCTAAGCTTACCCTAGATCCACAATAG
- a CDS encoding sterol desaturase family protein produces MESIISYFETIPSSHRSIILVSGITFFWLLEYAVPLFKFKYKKFKHGALNIFFTLTTIVVNFALAFILLKTSDWTVTHNFGILNWVGGIPLWGKIFLGVLLLDFIGAWFAHWVQHKVKVLWGFHLIHHTDHEVDTTTANRHHPGESVIRFLFTCLGVLVVGAPIGIVMLYQSLSVVLSQFNHANITLPKRVDDLLSYVIVSPDMHKVHHHYVLPYTDSNYGNIFSIWDRLLGTFTKLPNEEIVYGVDTHPNAADNASIGKLLGIPFQKKRNRAVDTSAVNAEQ; encoded by the coding sequence ATGGAATCCATTATCAGTTATTTTGAAACCATTCCCTCTTCTCATAGGAGTATTATCCTGGTATCGGGGATTACTTTCTTTTGGCTTTTGGAATACGCCGTGCCCTTGTTTAAGTTCAAATACAAGAAGTTCAAGCATGGAGCCCTCAATATCTTTTTTACCCTCACTACCATTGTGGTCAATTTTGCCCTCGCCTTTATTCTTCTAAAGACCAGCGATTGGACCGTGACCCATAATTTTGGAATCCTAAACTGGGTGGGTGGTATTCCGTTATGGGGCAAGATTTTCCTAGGGGTCTTATTGTTGGATTTTATTGGCGCTTGGTTTGCACATTGGGTGCAGCATAAGGTCAAAGTACTCTGGGGATTTCACCTGATCCACCATACCGACCATGAGGTAGATACTACAACCGCCAATAGGCACCATCCGGGAGAGAGCGTGATCCGTTTTCTGTTCACCTGTCTTGGGGTGTTGGTTGTTGGGGCGCCCATAGGCATTGTAATGCTGTACCAGTCCCTTTCCGTTGTCTTGTCACAGTTTAACCATGCGAATATCACCCTGCCAAAAAGAGTGGATGATCTGCTGAGCTACGTTATTGTTTCCCCGGATATGCACAAGGTGCACCATCATTATGTATTGCCGTATACAGATTCCAACTATGGGAATATCTTTTCTATTTGGGACCGACTTCTGGGCACCTTCACCAAACTGCCCAATGAGGAGATCGTCTATGGGGTAGATACCCATCCCAATGCAGCGGACAATGCCAGTATAGGCAAGCTGTTGGGGATTCCTTTCCAGAAAAAGCGAAATAGGGCAGTGGATACTTCTGCCGTAAATGCGGAGCAATAA
- a CDS encoding DUF4886 domain-containing protein, whose amino-acid sequence MKNILLVSILFLTINCNSQNQKTTGTINVLFIGNSLTYYHNMPQSVQKMLNETHPNIKIEQSTFPGMSLSAHLDNIIESRTEHGISTRKKVEGEITETEKKIAEKKWDVVILQEGTVGFLIPEAREYKVETAISEIKKLITNPNCKFILFETWPSKKEYPKEYCYSKWGINRSLEKDQYCSPVIENVAQEMELINESYDVVAQKNSLLLSDNGTKFYEVLTKHPEIELYEDDSHPNKYGAFLNASIFYQMLTDRKASELKYNGEIEPKTAELLKKISE is encoded by the coding sequence ATGAAAAACATCCTGTTAGTATCTATACTCTTTTTAACCATAAACTGTAATTCTCAAAATCAAAAGACAACTGGAACAATAAACGTTTTGTTCATTGGAAACAGTTTAACCTATTACCACAATATGCCACAATCAGTTCAAAAAATGTTGAATGAAACTCATCCTAACATTAAAATTGAACAAAGTACATTTCCTGGAATGTCCTTGTCTGCTCACTTGGATAATATAATTGAATCGAGGACAGAGCATGGAATAAGCACTCGAAAAAAAGTTGAAGGAGAAATTACGGAGACGGAAAAAAAGATTGCGGAAAAAAAATGGGATGTTGTTATATTACAAGAGGGAACAGTTGGATTCTTGATCCCGGAAGCAAGAGAGTATAAAGTTGAAACTGCCATTTCCGAAATAAAAAAATTGATTACCAATCCAAATTGCAAATTTATTTTATTCGAGACCTGGCCTTCAAAAAAAGAATATCCCAAAGAATATTGCTATTCGAAATGGGGAATTAATCGTTCATTGGAAAAAGATCAATACTGTTCCCCTGTTATTGAAAACGTTGCACAAGAAATGGAATTGATAAATGAATCGTATGATGTAGTTGCGCAAAAAAATAGCTTGTTACTATCTGACAATGGAACTAAATTCTACGAAGTTTTGACAAAACATCCCGAAATTGAACTTTATGAAGATGATAGTCATCCGAATAAATATGGAGCTTTTTTAAACGCCAGTATTTTTTACCAAATGCTTACCGACAGAAAAGCGTCTGAATTAAAATATAATGGTGAAATTGAACCTAAAACAGCTGAATTACTTAAGAAGATTTCGGAGTAA
- a CDS encoding YkgJ family cysteine cluster protein, whose protein sequence is MDEVLGNLPKLAKEKHAENKKFFAKLKKKPPKDLDYVMQELHEEEFQRTDCLTCANCCKTTGPLFTTADVERIAKHLRLKPQKFIDTYLRVDEENDYVLQSVPCTFLDAENYCMIYDVRPKACREFPHTDRKKFQQISNLTLKNVAICPAAFNIVEEMKRRVKLK, encoded by the coding sequence ATGGACGAAGTATTAGGCAACCTCCCCAAATTAGCAAAGGAAAAGCACGCTGAAAACAAGAAATTCTTTGCCAAATTAAAGAAGAAGCCGCCCAAAGATCTGGATTATGTGATGCAGGAGCTCCATGAGGAAGAATTCCAGCGCACCGATTGTCTTACCTGCGCCAATTGCTGTAAGACCACAGGACCTTTGTTCACTACTGCCGATGTGGAGCGAATTGCCAAACACCTGCGCCTAAAACCCCAGAAATTCATTGATACCTACCTCAGGGTGGATGAGGAGAACGACTATGTGCTTCAGAGCGTGCCCTGTACCTTTTTGGATGCCGAGAACTACTGTATGATCTATGATGTGCGCCCAAAAGCCTGCAGAGAGTTTCCCCATACGGACCGTAAGAAGTTCCAACAGATCAGTAACCTGACCCTAAAGAATGTTGCCATTTGCCCCGCTGCCTTTAATATTGTTGAGGAAATGAAGCGACGGGTGAAATTAAAATAA
- a CDS encoding 7-carboxy-7-deazaguanine synthase QueE: MVKNEVLALVDKGEMLPLMEEFYTIQGEGFHKGTAAYFIRVGGCDVGCHWCDVKESWNAETHPPTHISAIVDNAAKYSDTIVVTGGEPLTWEMNPLTTALKDKNLQVHIETSGAYPLTGQWDWICLSPKKNKLPEGIIYDKAHELKMIIFNKHDFIFAEEQAAKVNGNCILYLQPEWSVRDKMVPLIVDYVMKNPKWKVSLQTHKYLNIP, encoded by the coding sequence ATGGTAAAAAATGAAGTTTTAGCGCTGGTGGACAAAGGGGAAATGCTCCCTTTAATGGAGGAATTCTATACCATACAGGGAGAAGGGTTCCACAAGGGTACCGCCGCCTATTTTATTAGGGTAGGGGGTTGCGATGTGGGCTGCCATTGGTGTGATGTTAAGGAAAGCTGGAATGCAGAAACGCATCCACCAACGCATATCTCTGCCATAGTGGACAATGCCGCCAAATATTCGGATACCATTGTAGTAACCGGGGGCGAGCCCCTTACGTGGGAAATGAACCCGCTTACCACTGCCCTAAAGGACAAAAACCTGCAGGTGCATATAGAAACTTCCGGAGCCTATCCGCTTACCGGCCAATGGGACTGGATCTGTCTCTCGCCAAAAAAGAACAAACTGCCGGAAGGGATCATCTATGACAAGGCCCATGAGCTGAAAATGATCATCTTTAACAAGCACGATTTTATCTTTGCCGAGGAACAGGCGGCCAAAGTAAACGGCAACTGTATTCTCTACCTGCAACCGGAATGGAGCGTCCGGGATAAAATGGTGCCCCTAATTGTAGATTATGTGATGAAGAACCCCAAATGGAAGGTCTCCTTACAAACTCATAAATATTTGAATATTCCCTAA